One Pieris napi chromosome Z, ilPieNapi1.2, whole genome shotgun sequence DNA window includes the following coding sequences:
- the LOC125062144 gene encoding mucin-2-like isoform X4: MRLQILLLIGAAWADVLPNGCPRDFSVHHLLRHEDCTKFYSCSNGVPIEMSCGPGTGFDFDLQKCTEDTSGCAKNDHNFIDSGGTCIPTAHETDCTKFYSCENGVHVLATCDPGYRFNTEMGKCEVSSKVTCKHIKKRSIQTRCPNDVWIQMNIPHESDCDKYYRCFHGNRILMSCFNGAHYNPKTQSCDTPENAGCADGEIMEDCPANTFIPIFLPHDTDCNKYYRCFRGNKQVQRCGHGQHFNAKTQLCDTIANAGCQEESNTPNGCSKDEISLPHEQCDKYYKCVHGNKILMPCPTGTHFSFELQRCDWPNIAKCEPTQTPTTTTTTTTTTTTTTPKPESTPRPGYFPNGCPIDYRIEQLLPHPDCTKFYQCVHGFKQEMPCPGGTHFSIHLQRCDWPSIAKCVPGTTTTTQRSITTTRQPTTSRQPTTTTRRPTTTTTTTTKPPISTPRPGYFPNGCPIDYRIEQLLPHPDCGKYYQCVHGFKQEMPCYHGLHFSYELQRCEWPNIAKCVPGGTTTTRLPTTITTKLPSTTSTTTTTTTTKPVSTPRPGYFPNGCPVDYRIEQLLPHPDCTKFYQCVHGFKQEMPCPGGTHFSFELQRCDWPNIANCKPGASTSSPTTTTSTTPSTTTSTPRPTTTTPSLTTTSKPEYLPNGCPKDFSVHLLLPHEYDCTKFYYCNFGEKVERQCNSNLYFDPILQVCNWPSAVDCKPSTPPPSTTIKDPETTTSEVTTPVATSPDITVSPEVSTPDPTTPEATSTEVTTPKATTAEDTTFEPTTPAATTPEATTIDEITLEPTIPEATTPEATTAEDTTLEPTTPVATTPEATTAEDTTLESTTPVATTPEATTAEDTTLEPTTPAATTPEATTAEDTTLEPTTPEATTPEATTAEDTTLESTTPAATTPEATTAEDTTSEPTTPEATTPEATTPEATTPEATTAEDTTLEPTTPEATTTEATTAEDTTLEPTTPEVTTAEDTTLEQTTPAATTPEATTAEDTTLEPTTPEATTPEATTAEDTTLESTTPAATKPEATTAEDTTSEPTTPEATTPEATTPEATTPEATTAEDTTLEPTTTEATTPQATTAEDTTLEPTTPEATTPEATTVKDTTLEPTTPETTTPVATTVEDTTLEPTTPEATTPEATTAEDTTLEPTTPEATTAEDTTLEPTTPEATTPEATTVEDTTLEPTTPEATTPEATTVEDTTLEPTTPEATTAEDTTLEPTTPETTTPVATTVEDTTLEPTTPEATTAEDTTLEPTTPEATTAEDTTLEPTTPETTTPVATTVEDTTLEPTTPAETTPEATTVEDTTLEPTTPEDTTPEATTVEDTTLEPTTPEATTPEATTAEDTTLEPTTPEATTAEDTTLEPTTPEATTAEDTTLEPITPETTTPVATTVEDTTLEPTTPEATTPEATTAEDTTLEPTTPEATTAEDTTLEPTTPEATTAEDTTLEPTTPEATTPEVTTAEDTTLEPNTPAATTPEATTAEDTTLEPTTPEATTPEATTAEDTTLEPTTPEATTAEDTTLEPTTPEATTPEVTTAEDTTLEPNTPAATTPEATTAEDTTLEPTTPEATTPEATTAEDTTLEPTTPEATTTEATTAEDTTLEPTTPAATIPEATTAEDTTLEPTTPAATTPEATTAEDTTLEPTTPEATTTEATTAEDTTLEPTTPEVTTPEDTTLEPTTPAATTPEATTVEDTTLEPTTPEDTTPEATTVEDTTLEPTTPEATTTEATTAEDTTLEPTTPEVTTAEDTTLEPTTPAATTPEATTVEDTTLEPTTPEDTTPEATTVEDTTLEPTTPETTTPVATTVEDTTLEPTTPEATTAEDTTLEPTTPEATTAEDTTLEPTTPETTTPVATTVEDTTLEPTTPAETTPEATTVEDTTLEPTTPEDTTPEATTVEDTTLEPTTPEATTPEATTAEDTTLEPTTPEATTAEDTTLEPTTPEATTAEDTTLEPTTPEATTPEATTAEDTTLEPTTPEATTAEDTTLEPTTPEATTAEDTTLEPTTPEATTPEVTTAEDTTLEPNTPAATTPEATTAEDTTLEPTTPEATTPEATTAEDTTLEPTTPEATTTEATTAEDTTLESTTPVATTPEATTAEDTTLEPTTPAATTPEATTAEDTTLEPTTPEATTPEATTAEDTTLESTTPAATTPEATTADDTTLEPTTPAETTPEATTADDTTLEPTTPEATTPEPTTADDTTLEPTTPEATTPEPTTADDTTLEPTTPEATTPEATTVEDTTLESTTPEATTPEPTTADDTTLEPTTPEATTPEPTTADDTTLGPTTPEATTPEATTAEDTTLEPTTSDATTPEATTPEATTTPSSPSPAPICPPGVFGNVPHPVLCDYYYNCIGGMEVLLRCLEGFEYDHSIRSCTRISENGCFARKNATTTTTENQVADTTTEDIESTTYRDNICPPGFSGTLPHSTLCSAYYRCEEGEAILKNCAKGFEYDAVIMDCVPISESGCYAQQGLTTTTDNNRLPELSTYKNDEEDYICPPMFSGNIEHPTLCDSYYTCFSGMEFLMNCSHGFEFDPVVKNCVRISSTGCFATRYNLTTTTTTTTPTPTTTENNKDKPICPPNYSGNVPHETKCDSYYTCFSGSEFLMQCPNGFEFDPTTKDCVRISETGCFAQQGLATTTDNNRLPELSTYKNDEENYICPPMFSGNIKHPTLCDSYYTCFAGMEFLMNCTHGFEFDPVVKDCVRISETGCFAQQGLATTTDNNRLPELSTYKNDEEKYICPPMFSGNIEHPTLCDSYYTCFAGMEFLMNCSHGFEFDPAVQNCVRISNTGCFATRYNLTTTTTTTTTTPTTTTTENNKVKSICPPNFSGNVPHKTKCDAFYTCFSGSEFLMQCPNGFEFDPNTKDCVRISDTGCFAQQSLATTTDNNRLPELSTNKNDEEDYNCPPMFSGNIEHPTLCDSYYTCFAGMEFLMNCSHGFEFDPVVENCVRVSNTGCFARRYNLTTRMTSTTTENNKIKPICPPAFSGNLPHRTKCDYYYTCFSGSEFLMRCPNGFEFDPTTNECVRISSSGCFARQNDPENICMPGESGHVPHPELCDTFYLCAMGEPLRLHCSRGFEFSAANGQCVAISDDGCFAKVKQSKKMPICSPAQVGNIPHHTRCDAYYSCMAGEATEVLCEEGLEFDPETKQCALISENGCTARK; this comes from the exons ATGCGTTTACAAATATTACTCCTAATAGGAGCAGCATGGGCAGATGTCTTACCCAATGGCTGTCCACGAGATTTCAGCGTCCATCACCTGCTGAGACACGAAGACTGCACCAAATTCTACTCATGCAGCAATGGAGTGCCCATTGAGATGTCGTGTGGACCTGGAACTGGCTTTGACTTTGATTTACAG AAATGTACCGAGGACACGTCCGGCTGCGCCAAAAACGATCATAACTTTATAGACAGTGGCGGAACGTGTATTCCCACTGCACACGAAACAGATTGTACTAAGTTCTATTCCTGTGAAAATGGTGTTCATGTGTTGGCCACTTGTGATCCAGGTTATAGGTTTAATACCGAAATGGGG aaatgCGAAGTATCATCCAAAGTGACATGCAAACACATAAAAAAGCGCTCCATACAGACGAGATGTCCCAACGATGTGTGGATACAAATGAACATTCCACACGAGAGCGATTGCGATAAATACTACAGATGTTTCCACGGGAATCGAATCTTGATGTCCTGTTTTAATGGGGCGCATTATAATCCAAAGACTCAG AGTTGTGACACGCCGGAGAATGCTGGTTGCGCTGACGGGGAAATTATGGAGGATTGTCCAGCGAACACCTTTATCCCAATCTTCTTACCTCATGATACTGACTGTAACAAGTATTATAGATGCTTTAGAGGTAACAAACAAGTCCAAAGGTGTGGTCATGGACAGCATTTTAATGCGAAAACCCAG CTCTGCGATACAATAGCAAACGCTGGCTGTCAAGAGGAATCAAACACGCCGAATGGATGCTCAAAGGATGAAATATCTCTACCACACGAACAatgtgataaatattataaatgtgttcacgggaataaaatattaatgccTTGTCCAACTGGGACGCACTTTAGTTTCGAGTTACAG CGATGTGATTGGCCAAACATAGCGAAATGCGAGCCAACACAAACACCAACAACAACAACGACtacaacaacaacaacgaCGACGACGACACCAAAACCGGAATCAACACCCAGACCGGGATACTTTCCTAACGGATGTCCTATAGACTATAGAATTGAACAGTTGTTACCTCATCCGGATTGTACGAAGTTTTATCAGTGCGTGCATGGTTTTAAACAAGAAATGCCATGTCCAGGAGGAACGCACTTCAGTATTCATTTGcag AGATGTGATTGGCCCAGTATAGCGAAGTGTGTCCCGGGTACAACAACCACAACTCAACGCTCAATTACAACAACTCGCCAACCAACAACAAGTCGCCAACCAACAACAACTACTCGTCGACCGAcgacaacaacaacaacaacaactaaACCACCTATTAGTACCCCAAGGCCTGGATATTTCCCCAATGGATGTCCTATAGATTACAGAATAGAACAGCTGTTACCTCATCCGGACTGTGGCAAATACTATCAATGTGTACACGGTTTTAAACAAGAAATGCCGTGCTATCATGGTTTACACTTTAGTTACGAGCTACAG AGATGTGAATGGCCAAATATAGCAAAATGTGTGCCTGGTGGAACAACAACTACGCGATTACCAACAACGATAACAACGAAATTACCATCAACAACATCTACGACAACCACAACCACGACAACTAAACCAGTATCAACACCAAGGCCAGGTTATTTTCCCAATGGCTGTCCCGTAGACTACAGAATCGAACAATTGTTACCTCATCCTGACTGCACTAAATTCTATCAGTGCGTACATGGCTTTAAACAAGAAATGCCATGTCCAGGAGGAACACACTTTAGTTTTGAACTGCAG AGATGTGATTGGCCAAATATTGCTAATTGTAAGCCTGGAGCTTCAACTTCATCGCCAACAACAACAACTTCTACAACGCCCAGTACAACAACATCAACACCAAGGCCAACAACAACAACGCCGAGCTTAACAACAACGTCAAAGCCAGAATATTTACCAAATGGTTGTCCTAAGGACTTTTCAGTCCATTTGTTGTTACCACATGAGTACGATTGCACGAAATTCTATTATTGCAATTTTGGGGAGAAGGTTGAGCGGCAATGTAATTCGAATTTATACTTCGATCCAATTTTGCAG GTATGTAACTGGCCGTCAGCAGTTGATTGTAAGCCAAGCACGCCTCCTCCAAGTACAACTATAAAAGACCCCGAAACAACAACATCTGAGGTAACCACTCCAGTTGCTACTAGTCCTGATATCACAGTAAGTCCAGAAGTCTCTACACCTGACCCAACTACGCCTGAAGCAACATCAACAGAGGTTACAACCCCAAAAGCTACCACGGCTGAAGACACAACATTCGAGCCAACTACGCCTGCAGCAACAACACCAGAGGCTACCACGATTGACGAAATAACATTAGAGCCAACTATACCTGAAGCTACAACCCCAGAAGCTACCACGGCTGAAGACACAACATTAGAGCCAACTACGCCTGTAGCAACAACACCAGAGGCTACCACGGCTGAAGACACAACATTAGAGTCAACTACACCTGTAGCAACAACACCAGAAGCTACCACGGCTGAAGACACAACATTAGAGCCAACTACGCCTGCAGCAACAACACCAGAGGCTACCACGGCTGAAGATACTACATTAGAGCCAACTACACCTGAAGCTACAACCCCAGAAGCTACCACGGCTGAAGACACTACATTAGAGTCAACTACGCCTGCAGCAACAACACCAGAGGCTACCACGGCTGAAGACACAACATCAGAGCCAACTACGCCTGAAGCAACAACACCAGAAGCAACTACACCTGAAGCTACAACCCCAGAAGCTACCACGGCTGAAGACACTACATTAGAGCCAACTACACCTGAAGCTACAACTACAGAAGCTACCACGGCTGAAGACACAACATTAGAGCCAACTACACCTGAAGTTACCACAGCTGAAGACACAACATTAGAGCAAACTACGCCTGCAGCAACAACACCAGAGGCTACCACGGCTGAAGACACTACATTAGAGCCAACTACACCTGAAGCTACAACCCCAGAAGCTACCACGGCTGAAGACACTACATTAGAGTCAACTACGCCTGCAGCAACAAAACCAGAGGCTACCACGGCTGAAGACACAACATCAGAGCCAACTACGCCTGAAGCAACAACACCAGAAGCAACTACACCTGAAGCTACAACCCCAGAAGCTACCACGGCTGAAGACACAACATTAGAGCCAACTACGACTGAAGCTACAACCCCACAAGCTACCACGGCTGAAGACACAACATTAGAGCCAACTACGCCTGAAGCTACAACCCCAGAAGCTACCACGGTGAAAGACACAACATTAGAGCCAACTACACCTGAAACTACAACCCCAGTAGCTACCACGGTTGAAGACACAAC ATTAGAGCCAACTACACCTGAAGCTACAACCCCAGAAGCTACCACGGCTGAAGACACAACATTAGAGCCAACTACACCTGAAGCTACCACGGCTGAAGACACAACATTAGAGCCAACTACACCTGAAGCTACAACCCCAGAAGCTACCACGGTGGAAGACACAACATTAGAGCCAACTACACCTGAAGCTACAACCCCAGAAGCTACCACGGTGGAAGACACAACATTAGAGCCAACTACACCTGAAGCTACCACGGCTGAAGACACAACATTAGAGCCAACTACACCTGAAACTACAACCCCAGTAGCTACCACGGTGGAAGACACAACATTAGAGCCAACTACACCTGAAGCTACCACGGCTGAAGACACAACATTAGAGCCAACTACACCTGAAGCTACCACGGCTGAAGACACAACATTAGAGCCAACTACACCTGAAACTACAACCCCAGTAGCTACCACGGTTGAAGACACAACATTAGAGCCAACTACACCTGCAGAAACAACACCAGAGGCTACCACGGTTGAAGACACAACATTAGAGCCAACTACGCCTGAAGATACAACCCCAGAAGCTACCACGGTTGAAGACACAACATTAGAGCCAACTACGCCTGAAGCTACAACCCCAGAAGCTACCACGGCTGAAGACACAACATTAGAGCCAACTACACCTGAAGCTACCACGGCTGAAGACACAACATTAGAGCCAACTACACCTGAAGCTACCACGGCTGAAGACACAACATTAGAGCCAATTACACCTGAAACTACAACCCCAGTAGCTACCACGGTTGAAGACACAACATTAGAGCCAACTACACCTGAAGCTACAACCCCAGAAGCTACCACGGCTGAAGACACAACATTAGAGCCAACTACACCTGAAGCTACCACGGCTGAAGACACAACATTAGAGCCAACTACACCTGAAGCTACCACGGCTGAAGACACAACATTAGAGCCAACTACACCTGAAGCTACAACCCCAGAAGTTACCACGGCTGAAGACACAACATTAGAGCCAAATACGCCTGCAGCAACAACACCAGAGGCTACCACGGCTGAAGACACAACATTAGAGCCAACTACACCTGAAGCTACAACCCCAGAAGCTACCACGGCTGAAGACACAAC ATTAGAGCCAACTACACCTGAAGCTACCACGGCTGAAGACACAACATTAGAGCCAACTACACCTGAAGCTACAACCCCAGAAGTTACCACGGCTGAAGACACAACATTAGAGCCAAATACGCCTGCAGCAACAACACCAGAGGCTACCACGGCTGAAGACACAACATTAGAGCCAACTACACCTGAAGCTACAACCCCAGAAGCTACCACGGCTGAAGACACAACATTAGAGCCAACTACGCCTGAAGCTACAACTACAGAAGCTACCACGGCTGAAGACACAACATTAGAGCCAACTACGCCTGCAGCAACAATACCTGAGGCTACCACGGCTGAAGACACTACATTAGAGCCAACTACGCCTGCAGCAACAACACCAGAGGCTACCACGGCTGAAGACACTACATTAGAGCCAACTACACCTGAAGCTACAACTACAGAAGCTACCACGGCTGAAGACACAACATTAGAGCCAACTACACCTGAAGTTACCACACCTGAAGACACAACATTAGAGCCAACTACGCCTGCAGCAACAACACCAGAAGCTACCACGGTTGAAGACACAACATTAGAGCCAACTACGCCTGAAGATACAACCCCAGAAGCTACCACGGTTGAAGACACAACATTAGAGCCAACTACGCCTGAAGCTACAACTACAGAAGCTACCACGGCTGAAGACACAACATTAGAGCCAACTACACCTGAAGTTACCACAGCTGAAGACACAACATTAGAGCCAACTACGCCTGCAGCAACAACACCAGAAGCTACCACGGTTGAAGACACAACATTAGAGCCAACTACGCCTGAAGATACAACCCCAGAAGCTACCACGGTTGAAGACACAACATTAGAGCCAACTACACCTGAAACTACAACCCCAGTAGCTACCACGGTGGAAGACACAACATTAGAGCCAACTACACCTGAAGCTACCACGGCTGAAGACACAACATTAGAGCCAACTACACCTGAAGCTACCACGGCTGAAGACACAACATTAGAGCCAACTACACCTGAAACTACAACCCCAGTAGCTACCACGGTTGAAGACACAACATTAGAGCCAACTACACCTGCAGAAACAACACCAGAGGCTACCACGGTTGAAGACACAACATTAGAGCCAACTACGCCTGAAGATACAACCCCAGAAGCTACCACGGTTGAAGACACAACATTAGAGCCAACTACGCCTGAAGCTACAACCCCAGAAGCTACCACGGCTGAAGACACAACATTAGAGCCAACTACACCTGAAGCTACCACGGCTGAAGACACAACATTAGAGCCAACTACACCTGAAGCTACCACGGCTGAAGACACAACATTAGAGCCAACTACACCTGAAGCTACAACCCCAGAAGCTACCACGGCTGAAGACACAACATTAGAGCCAACTACACCTGAAGCTACCACGGCTGAAGACACAACATTAGAGCCAACTACACCTGAAGCTACCACGGCTGAAGACACAACATTAGAGCCAACTACACCTGAAGCTACAACCCCAGAAGTTACCACGGCTGAAGACACAACATTAGAGCCAAATACGCCTGCAGCAACAACACCAGAGGCTACCACGGCTGAAGACACAACATTAGAGCCAACTACACCTGAAGCTACAACCCCAGAAGCTACCACGGCTGAAGACACAACATTAGAGCCAACTACGCCTGAAGCTACAACTACAGAAGCTACCACGGCTGAAGACACAACATTAGAGTCAACTACACCTGTAGCAACAACACCAGAGGCTACCACGGCTGAAGACACAACATTAGAGCCAACTACGCCTGCAGCAACAACACCAGAGGCTACCACGGCTGAAGATACTACATTAGAGCCAACTACACCTGAAGCTACAACCCCAGAAGCTACCACGGCTGAAGACACTACATTAGAGTCAACTACGCCTGCAGCAACAACACCAGAGGCTACCACGGCTGATGACACAACATTAGAGCCAACTACGCCTGCAGAAACAACACCAGAGGCTACCACGGCTGATGACACAACATTAGAGCCAACTACACCTGAAGCTACAACCCCAGAACCTACCACGGCTGATGACACAACATTAGAACCAACTACGCCTGAAGCTACAACCCCAGAACCTACCACGGCTGATGACACAACATTAGAGCCAACTACGCCTGAAGCTACAACCCCAGAGGCTACCACGGTTGAAGATACAACATTAGAGTCAACTACACCTGAAGCTACAACCCCAGAACCTACCACGGCTGATGACACAACATTAGAACCAACTACGCCTGAAGCTACAACCCCAGAACCTACCACGGCTGATGACACAACATTAGGGCCAACTACGCCTGAAGCTACAACCCCAGAAGCTACTACGGCTGAAGACACAACATTAGAGCCAACTACATCGGACGCAACAACACCAGAAGCAACTACACCTGAAGCTACAACGACGCCAAGTTCCCCATCACCTGCACCAATTTGTCCTCCAGGCGTTTTCGGCAATGTACCACATCCCGTTTTGTGTGACTACTATTACAATTGCATTGGAGGAATGGAGGTCTTATTGAGATGTTTAGAAGGCTTTGAGTACGATCACAGTATTCGG AGCTGCACACGTATTTCCGAAAATGGATGTTTTGCAAGAAAAAATGccacaacaacaacaacagaAAACCAGGTTGCTGACACAACCACGGAAGACATTGAATCAACAACATACAGAGACAACATTTGTCCACCAGGTTTTTCAGGCACTTTGCCACACTCAACACTTTGCAGTGCATATTATCGTTGTGAAGAGGGTGAAGCGATACTGAAGAACTGCGCGAAAGGATTCGAGTACGATGCCGTAATTAtg gACTGTGTTCCAATATCAGAGAGCGGTTGTTACGCACAGCAAGGTCTAACAACAACAACAGATAATAACAGATTACCTGAGTTATCAACTTACAAGAACGATGAAGAGGATTACATTTGTCCACCAATGTTTTCTGGGAATATCGAACATCCAACTTTGTGTGATTCGTATTACACTTGCTTTTCTGGAATGGAGTTTTTGATGAATTGCTCACATGGGTTCGAGTTTGACCCAGTTGTTAag AATTGCGTCCGCATCTCTAGCACGGGTTGTTTCGCAACACGATACAACttaacaacaacaacaacaacgaCGACACCAACTCCAACAACAACCGAAAACAACAAAGACAAACCAATTTGTCCACCGAACTACTCAGGAAATGTTCCCCACGAAACGAAATGCGATTCTTACTATACTTGCTTTAGTGGTTCGGAGTTTTTGATGCAGTGTCCCAACGGTTTTGAATTTGATCCGACTACAAAA GACTGTGTGCGAATATCGGAGACCGGTTGTTTCGCACAACAAGGCTTAGCAACAACAACAGACAACAATAGATTACCCGAGTTATCAACTTACAAGAACGATGAAGAGAACTATATATGCCCTCCAATGTTTTCTGGAAATATCAAACATCCAACTTTGTGTGATTCGTATTACACTTGCTTTGCTGGAATGGAGTTTTTGATGAATTGCACTCATGGGTTCGAGTTTGACCCAGTTGTTAAG GATTGTGTTCGAATATCGGAGACCGGTTGTTTTGCACAACAAGGCTTAGCAACAACAACTGACAACAATAGACTACCCGAGTTATCAACTTACAAGAACGACGAAGAGAAGTATATTTGTCCACCAATGTTTTCTGGGAACATCGAACATCCAACTTTGTGTGATTCGTATTATACTTGCTTCGCTGGAATGGAGTTTTTGATGAATTGTTCTCATGGATTCGAGTTTGATCCAGCTGTTCAG AACTGCGTCCGAATCTCGAACACTGGTTGTTTCGCAACACGATACAACTTGACAACAACAACAACGACGACGACAACGACACCAACTACAACAACAACCGAAAACAACAAAGTCAAATCAATATGTCCACCGAACTTCTCAGGAAATGTACCCCACAAAACGAAGTGCGATGCTTTCTATACTTGCTTTAGTGGTTCGGAGTTTTTGATGCAGTGTCCTAACGGATTTGAGTTTGATCCGAATACAAAA GACTGTGTTCGAATATCAGACACCGGTTGTTTCGCACAACAAAGCTTAGCAACAACAACAGACAACAATAGATTACCCGAGTTATCAACTAACAAGAACGATGAAGAGGATTACAATTGTCCACCAATGTTTTCTGGGAATATCGAACATCCAACTTTGTGTGATTCGTATTACACTTGCTTTGCTGGAATGGAGTTTTTGATGAATTGTTCTCATGGATTCGAATTCGATCCAGTTGTTGAG AATTGCGTCCGAGTTTCGAACACTGGTTGTTTTGCAAGACGATACAACTTAACAACAAGAATGACATCAACTACAACCGAAAACAACAAAATCAAACCAATATGTCCACCGGCTTTCTCAGGAAATCTTCCACACAGAACCAAATGCGATTATTACTATACTTGCTTTAGTGGTTCGGAGTTTTTGATGCGATGTCCCAACGGATTTGAATTTGATCCCACAACCAAC GAATGTGTAAGGATATCGTCGAGTGGATGTTTCGCGCGGCAAAATG